The Colias croceus chromosome W, ilColCroc2.1 genome contains a region encoding:
- the LOC123704855 gene encoding uncharacterized protein LOC123704855, with the protein MKHYFLVLTITYVNTEDWEKMQFCANIKCDDVKDEVCGIREEGDGFRLKLFENECQLLRYGCNVDEKLEDYSKEVLEKRRQLLPQLKEERAKGKICYLVKDKLITKENKEDQKDKRKRYRNESPNKSPNHATMPASKKCPKQRLSKGYLQSRIKHLEDYWKTFQSAHLDLVKITPREQKALLPYFVNEEFYIHEDLYLCILADLKDKLLNMESTASALESSHDSTVVHINERKKCISQTASQLKSLLDTTNEVLNSLENLNVSIDSWDPIIIFLVVQKLDPESHKAWEEFAYTKSEELPKCDSNINDLLKTIWEIDIDTNRKLTKEEQLCEDIYERTHERDSNGKYIVTLPFKTGKLLSPEGNTREVAVRRLLQLERRFKRDPDLKKEYLKVIEEYKELKHIEEVPEKEINKKAVYLPHHAVVRQDKETTKTRVVFDASCKGSNNVSLNDELLPGPVLQEDLRNIIMRWRTHKICFVSDIQKMYRMIWMNRNDVDYQRIVWRNDPTENIQDMRLLTVTFGTASAPYLAVRTLKQLAADEGHHFPEAARILNEDFYVDDCMSGGDDLEQCIQLRKDLTELLRRGGFDLKKWSSNSAEFLQSLEPNDRSTKAHLDIKLDGIVKALGVQWNLGTDRFEYNFSLESIDDDNVIITKRNILSDIQKLFDPLGWIAPCIVLAKILMQKLWLEKANWDEDLNIFIKEEWKNIRNDLQNIKDITIDRWLGTVNTNFDTIEIHGFSDASTLAYAAVVYCRVRNDDGTYSTSLIAARTRVAPLKTISWLRNNELQLERPEYIQTDLEEKKIPINTVTLTNTIQDKISLKFEEFDTLKELLKTIAYCKKFLRFKKNKEDMKITIEYLTSLQQRTRWLKKNDEFKVGDVILIKQPNLPPGKWALGRITAKHPGPDGFTRVYSVKSGDSVIKRSVSKLCYLPINTDIN; encoded by the exons ATGAAGCACTATTTCCTCGTACTTACAATAACTTATGTGAATACTGAAGACTGGGAGAAAATGCAATTTTGTGCCAATATAAAGTGCGATGATGTAAAGGATGAAGTCTGCGGCATTCGCGAGGAAGGTGATGGGTTCCGATTGAAATTATTTGAGAACGAGTGTCAGTTGTTGCGTTATGGTTGTAATGTTGACGAAAAATTag aGGACTATAGTAAAGAAGTTCTAGAAAAGAGGAGACAGCTTTTGCCTCAACTAAAAGAGGAACGAGCCAAAGGTAAAATCTGCTACCTCGTTAAAGATAAACTGATTACTAAGGAAAACAAAGAAGATCAGAAGGACAAAAGAAAACGATATCGCAACGAATCTCCAAATAAATCACCAAATCACGCAACCATGCCTGCTTCAAAGAAg TGTCCTAAACAAAGACTATCCAAAGGATATTTACAATCGCGAATTAAACATTTGGAGGACTATTGGAAAACATTTCAAAGTGCACACTTagatttagtaaaaataacacCAAGGGAACAAAAGGCGCTTTTACCATACTTCGTCAACGAAGAATTTTACATTCACGAGGACCTTTATTTATGCATACTCGCTGATTTGAAGgataaattattgaacatGGAATCCACTGCATCAGCCCTGGAGTCCAGCCATGACAGCACCGTGGTACACATCAACGAACGA aaaaaatgtatttcgcAAACTGCTTCTCAGTTAAAATCATTATTAGATACCACTAATGAAGTTTTAAATAgtcttgaaaatttaaatgtatccATCGACTCTTGGGAtccgattataatatttctcgtAGTGCAGAAGTTAGACCCAGAGTCTCATAAAGCGTGGGAGGAATTTGCGTACACAAAAAGTGAAGAGTTACCGAAGTG TGATTCAAATATTAATGACTTACTTAAAACTATATGGGAGATAGATATTGATACAAATAGAAAGTTAACTAAAGAAGAGCAACTATGTGAAGATATATATGAAAGAACACATGAGAGAGATAGTAATGGAAAATATATAGTTACATTACCTTTTAAAACTGGAAAGCTGCTTTCACCTGAAGGAAACACGAGAGAAGTAGCTGTAAGAAGATTGTTGCAATTAGAGAGAAGATTTAAAAGAGATCCAGATCTGAAAAAAGAATACCTGAAAGTTATAGAAGAATACAAAGAATTAAAACACATTGAAGAAGTAcctgaaaaagaaataaataaaaaagcagtTTACTTACCCCACCACGCCGTTGTACGCCAAGATAAGGAGACCACGAAGACTCGAGTTGTGTTCGACGCTTCCTGTAAAGGTTCTAACAACGTATCATTAAATGATGAACTCTTACCTGGTCCAGTATTGCAAGAAGATCTCAGAAACATTATTATGAGGTGGAGAACTCATAAAATCTGTTTCGTATCAGACATTCAGAAAATGTACAGAATGATATGGATGAATAGGAATGATGTCGACTACCAAAGAATAGTCTGGCGAAATGATCCAACTGAAAATATACAAGATATGAGATTACTTACCGTCACTTTTGGCACAGCATCCGCTCCATACCTAGCTGTAAGAACACTTAAACAACTTGCTGCTGATGAAGGTCATCATTTTCCTGAGGCTGCTAGAATATTAAACGAAGATTTTTACGTAGACGATTGCATGTCTGGTGGTGATGATTTAGAACAATGTATTCAGCTAAGAAAAGATTTGACGGAACTATTGCGAAGAGGAGGTTTTGATCTTAAAAAGTGGTCGTCTAATAGTGcagaatttttacaatcttTAGAACCAAATGATAGATCTACAAAGGCGcatttagatattaaattagaTGGTATTGTCAAGGCATTAGGTGTTCAATGGAATTTGGGAACGGATCGAttcgaatataattttagtttagaATCAATAGATGAtgataatgttataataactaAACGCAATATTCTTTctgatatacaaaaattatttgatccatTAGGATGGATTGCACCTTGCAttgttttagcaaaaattttaatgCAGAAGTTATGGCTTGAAAAAGCAAACTGGGATGAggatcttaatatttttataaaagaagaGTGGAAGAATATTCGCAATGATCTCCAGAATATAAAGGATATTACTATAGATAGATGGCTTGGAAcagtaaatacaaattttgatACAATTGAAATTCATGGGTTTTCAGACGCTTCGACATTAGCTTATGCTGCAGTTGTTTACTGTCGTGTTAGAAATGATGATGGAACTTATAGTACAAGTCTAATTGCTGCAAGAACAAGGGTTGCACCACTTAAGACGATATC GTGGTTAAGAAACAATGAACTACAATTAGAAAGACCAGAATATATACAAACTGATTTAGAAGAAAAGAAGATACCTATTAATACAGTCACACTAACAAACACTATACAagataaaatttcattaaagtTTGAAGAATTTGACACATTAAAAGaattattgaaaacaatagcttattgtaagaaatttttgagatttaaaaagaataaagAAGACATGAAAATAACAATTGAATATTTGACTAGTTTACAACAGCGAACTAGATGGTTGAAGAAGAATGATGAATTTAAAGTAGGTGatgttattttgattaaacAACCTAATTTGCCACCTGGCAAATGGGCATTAGGGCGTATCACTGCCAAACACCCGGGGCCAGACGGTTTCACTAGGGTTTATAGTGTTAAGAGCGGTGatagtgtaataaaaagaaGTGTATCTAAATTGTGTTATCTTCCTATCAATACAGATATCaattaa